Proteins encoded together in one Capricornis sumatraensis isolate serow.1 chromosome 3, serow.2, whole genome shotgun sequence window:
- the ID3 gene encoding DNA-binding protein inhibitor ID-3, whose amino-acid sequence MQTSASVRALQAALEGLWLSSSFQHFPTSFLSMKALSPVRGCYEAVCCLSERSLAIARGRGKSPAAEEPLSLLDDMNHCYSRLRELVPGVPRGTQLSQVEILQRVIDYILDLQVVLAEPAPGPPDGPHLPIQTAELAPELVISNDQRSFCH is encoded by the exons ATGCAGACTTCGGCGAGCGTGCGCGCGTTGCAGGCTGCTCTAGAGGGTCTCtggctttcttcttccttccagcACTTCCCAACCTCATTCCTCAGTATGAAGGCGCTCAGCCCGGTTCGCGGCTGCTACGAGGCGGTGTGCTGCCTGTCGGAACGCAGCCTGGCCATCGCGCGGGGCCGTGGCAAGAGCCCGGCCGCCGAGGAGCCGCTGAGCCTGCTTGACGACATGAACCACTGCTACTCGCGGCTGAGGGAACTGGTACCCGGAGTCCCGCGAGGCACTCAGCTTAGCCAGGTGGAAATCCTGCAGCGCGTCATCGACTACATCCTCGACCTGCAGGTGGTCCTGGCCGAGCCGGCCCCTGGGCCCCCAGACGGCCCGCATCTTCCCATCCAG aCAGCCGAGCTCGCTCCGGAACTTGTCATCTCCAACGACCAAAGGAGCTTCTGCCACTGA